Proteins from a genomic interval of Rubinisphaera italica:
- a CDS encoding tripartite tricarboxylate transporter substrate binding protein, which produces MPFPVRTISLLAIFLMLFSGCDQSAQTDKAAYPQRPIKLIVPFAAGGGSDTFARILQKAIEDYNLLPEPLVIINVPGAGGTVGSRRVKNARPDGYTLLLLHEGILTSQSAGLANFGPDAFEPLCGTGRTGMVICVAGDSPFHTLQDLVEKAASEPETLLFSCSLGSPSHFAGLMIENAAPGSQFRYVQSGGGAKRFAGLQGGHADVTALSMAEYIQFRDSGLKALALLGEERDATAPDLMTATEQGFDVISSNMQFWWAPKGTSIDKMESMTNVIQQAMQTPEVKSRLSQLQIEPIVLTGNALQANLADRTVRIQRVSQRPTIALPNVPLMIFAAVAALTLYVLSQSFLSRRVAKIESDSEPASVAPPWKLAITIALLTCLYVLFMQFEWVGYQLATMGYVIVTGLLLTHLNLKSVTSMVGLALMLSIGLHYIFTQIFIIDLP; this is translated from the coding sequence ATGCCCTTTCCAGTCCGAACGATATCGCTACTTGCGATTTTCCTGATGTTGTTTTCAGGGTGCGATCAGAGTGCTCAAACTGATAAGGCCGCCTATCCACAGCGTCCCATCAAACTGATTGTTCCTTTCGCAGCAGGGGGAGGTAGTGATACATTCGCCCGCATCCTTCAGAAAGCGATTGAAGACTACAATCTGCTTCCTGAACCACTTGTGATTATTAACGTGCCGGGTGCGGGTGGAACCGTGGGAAGCAGACGTGTGAAGAATGCACGTCCTGATGGGTACACTCTGTTGTTACTGCATGAGGGAATTCTCACCTCTCAAAGTGCTGGACTTGCCAATTTCGGTCCCGATGCCTTTGAGCCCCTCTGTGGAACCGGCCGTACTGGCATGGTGATCTGCGTGGCTGGCGATTCTCCATTTCACACATTGCAGGACCTCGTCGAGAAAGCGGCAAGCGAGCCGGAAACGCTGTTGTTCTCGTGCAGTCTTGGCTCCCCCAGCCACTTTGCAGGATTGATGATTGAAAACGCCGCTCCGGGAAGCCAGTTTCGCTATGTTCAATCTGGTGGGGGTGCGAAACGGTTTGCTGGTCTGCAGGGTGGCCATGCGGATGTCACTGCCTTATCGATGGCCGAATACATTCAGTTCAGAGATTCGGGTTTGAAAGCTCTGGCATTATTGGGAGAGGAACGTGATGCAACCGCTCCAGATTTGATGACTGCAACCGAACAGGGTTTCGACGTGATTTCCAGTAATATGCAATTCTGGTGGGCTCCCAAAGGCACATCAATAGACAAAATGGAATCCATGACGAATGTGATTCAGCAGGCGATGCAAACGCCTGAAGTGAAATCAAGATTGAGTCAGCTGCAAATCGAGCCAATCGTCCTCACTGGCAATGCACTTCAGGCAAATCTGGCAGATCGCACCGTTCGCATCCAAAGAGTTTCGCAGAGACCGACCATTGCCTTACCAAACGTTCCATTGATGATCTTCGCTGCCGTCGCTGCTCTCACTCTCTATGTTCTCTCTCAATCTTTCCTGTCCCGGCGAGTTGCAAAAATCGAAAGTGACAGTGAGCCTGCATCTGTTGCACCTCCATGGAAGTTGGCGATCACAATTGCTTTATTGACCTGTCTGTATGTCCTGTTCATGCAATTCGAATGGGTTGGATATCAACTGGCGACGATGGGGTATGTGATTGTGACTGGTCTGCTGCTGACACACCTCAATCTCAAATCTGTTACGAGTATGGTAGGACTGGCTTTGATGTTGAGCATTGGCTTACACTACATTTTCACTCAGATTTTTATTATCGACCTCCCCTAG